From one Thalassobaculum sp. OXR-137 genomic stretch:
- a CDS encoding LLM class flavin-dependent oxidoreductase, which yields MPLISVLDQSPIRAGATPGDAVAETIELARLADRLGFHRYWVAEHHSSEGLAGSVPEILITRLANETSRIRVGSGGVMLPHYAPLKVAETFRMLETMYPGRIDLGIGRAPGSDQRTARALSYVRDPIPIEYFPRQVQDLMDWMDGKLEDDHPFRGVTAQPAGPTSPPVWLLGSSDQGAQAAAHFGTAFSFAHFITEGGEPVVEMYKKRFQPSSTLADPQANIGVFVICAETEEEAKYHAASRDLWRVRLDQGHITPIPTPEEALNYEFTESERQRAAFHRRRNIVGTPDQVREKLDAVLARYGVDEAVVVTITHDHKARMKSYELLAKAYDLSPMAEAAE from the coding sequence ATGCCCCTGATTTCCGTTCTCGACCAGTCCCCGATCCGCGCCGGTGCGACGCCCGGCGATGCGGTCGCCGAAACCATCGAGCTTGCCCGGCTGGCCGACCGGCTCGGCTTCCACCGCTACTGGGTGGCCGAGCACCATTCGTCGGAAGGCCTCGCCGGCTCGGTGCCGGAGATTCTGATCACCCGGCTGGCGAACGAGACGTCACGGATCCGGGTCGGCTCCGGCGGGGTGATGCTGCCGCACTACGCGCCGCTGAAGGTGGCGGAGACCTTCCGCATGCTCGAGACCATGTATCCGGGCCGGATCGATCTCGGCATCGGCCGCGCCCCCGGCTCCGACCAGCGCACCGCCCGCGCCCTGTCCTATGTCCGCGATCCGATCCCGATCGAGTATTTCCCGCGCCAAGTCCAGGACCTGATGGACTGGATGGACGGCAAGCTGGAGGACGATCACCCGTTCCGCGGCGTCACCGCCCAACCGGCCGGCCCCACCTCGCCGCCGGTCTGGCTGCTGGGATCCAGCGATCAGGGCGCCCAGGCGGCCGCCCATTTCGGCACCGCCTTCTCCTTCGCCCATTTCATCACCGAGGGCGGCGAGCCGGTGGTGGAGATGTACAAGAAGCGGTTCCAGCCCTCCTCCACCCTGGCCGACCCCCAGGCCAATATCGGCGTCTTCGTGATCTGCGCCGAGACCGAGGAGGAGGCGAAGTATCACGCCGCGTCGCGCGATCTGTGGCGTGTGCGGCTGGATCAGGGCCATATCACCCCGATCCCGACGCCGGAGGAGGCCCTGAACTACGAGTTCACCGAGTCGGAGCGTCAGCGCGCGGCTTTCCACCGCCGCCGCAACATCGTCGGCACCCCGGACCAGGTCCGTGAGAAGCTGGATGCGGTGTTGGCGCGCTATGGCGTGGATGAAGCCGTGGTTGTAACAATTACCCACGACCACAAGGCACGGATGAAGTCGTATGAGCTTCTGGCGAAAGCCTACGATCTGTCCCCGATGGCGGAAGCCGCGGAATAG
- a CDS encoding class I SAM-dependent methyltransferase — protein sequence MPTDPSSETLVAEPWSDYALLDSGEGRKLERFGSRILDRPDSQALWARSQPADAWAAADARFTGGKDEEGQGNWDILKRHADSTWPLTYGEVRCEAQLSGFRHVGIFPEQRVHWDFMAERVGAEFSLLNLFGYTGLASLLPAAKGAKVTHVDASKKAIAWARANQEASGMTEAPVRWICDDAARFAAREVRRGNRYDGIVLDPPKYGRGPKNEIWRLEEQLPTLLADVRAMLDGGSSFMVLTAYATHLSAITLRRLVEDAMAGLGGAITHGEMTIREEGSGRLLPTSLFVRWDRHG from the coding sequence GTGCCGACCGATCCTTCGTCCGAAACGCTCGTCGCCGAGCCCTGGAGCGACTACGCCCTGCTGGACAGCGGCGAGGGCCGCAAGCTTGAGCGCTTCGGGTCGCGCATCCTCGACCGGCCGGACAGCCAGGCGCTGTGGGCGCGCAGCCAGCCGGCCGATGCCTGGGCCGCCGCCGATGCGCGGTTCACCGGCGGCAAGGACGAGGAAGGCCAGGGCAACTGGGACATCCTCAAGCGCCATGCCGACAGCACCTGGCCGCTGACCTATGGGGAGGTGCGCTGCGAGGCCCAGCTCTCCGGCTTCCGCCATGTGGGCATCTTCCCCGAGCAGCGGGTGCATTGGGACTTCATGGCCGAGCGGGTGGGGGCCGAGTTCAGCCTGCTGAACCTGTTCGGCTATACCGGCCTCGCCTCGCTGCTGCCGGCGGCGAAGGGCGCGAAGGTCACCCATGTGGACGCCTCGAAGAAGGCGATCGCCTGGGCCCGCGCCAACCAGGAGGCGTCGGGCATGACCGAGGCGCCGGTGCGCTGGATCTGCGACGATGCCGCCCGCTTCGCCGCCCGCGAGGTCCGGCGCGGCAACCGCTACGACGGTATCGTCCTCGACCCGCCGAAATACGGCCGCGGTCCGAAGAATGAGATCTGGCGACTGGAGGAGCAGCTGCCGACCCTGCTCGCCGATGTGCGGGCGATGCTGGACGGCGGTTCGTCCTTCATGGTTCTGACCGCCTATGCCACGCACCTGTCGGCCATAACCCTGCGCCGTCTGGTGGAGGATGCGATGGCCGGGCTCGGCGGCGCGATCACCCATGGCGAGATGACGATCCGGGAGGAGGGCAGCGGCCGCCTGCTGCCGACCTCGCTCTTCGTGCGGTGGGACCGCCATGGCTGA
- a CDS encoding amidase, whose translation MTDIAFASAHDLAAKIRTKEIGARELLEHYLARVEKYNPALNAIIATDYDGARKAADEADAALAKGEIAGPLHGVPMTFKESYDAVHMPTTWGLEHLAKNVPDVDSVPVARMKAAGAVVFGKTNVPVLLADWQSFNPVYGSTNNPWDLSRTPGGSSGGSAAALAAGLTGLEAGSDIGASIRNPAHYCGVYGHKPTWGILPPRGHAMPGTITPSDISVIGPLARSAEDLEISLDIMAGPHGLDAACWTLTLPEATQREPGDFKVAVVLEDQNLDQDTVLTDALQKAIDALAAKGMKIVSGAKPAFDTKEAHSLYIRLLRAATSGRVNDEEMAKQHALLAELGADDDSYIAEMARGNTMLHRDWIKLNNRRNQMRETWQELFEEVDLLLCPIASTTAFPHDQEGERIHRKIVVNNKQVPVTDQLFWAGYTGAFNLPSTVAPVGLASDGLPVGLQIVAPHGHDKRAIAFAKMMEREIGGFIAPKGYE comes from the coding sequence ATGACCGACATCGCCTTCGCGTCTGCGCATGACCTCGCCGCCAAGATCCGTACCAAGGAGATCGGGGCGCGGGAGCTGCTGGAGCACTATCTGGCGCGGGTGGAGAAGTACAATCCGGCGCTGAACGCGATCATCGCCACCGACTATGACGGCGCGCGCAAGGCGGCCGACGAGGCCGATGCCGCCCTGGCGAAGGGCGAGATCGCCGGCCCGCTGCACGGCGTGCCGATGACCTTCAAGGAGAGCTACGACGCGGTCCACATGCCGACGACCTGGGGGCTGGAGCACCTGGCGAAGAACGTCCCCGATGTGGACAGCGTGCCGGTGGCCCGCATGAAGGCCGCCGGGGCGGTGGTCTTCGGCAAGACCAACGTGCCGGTTCTGCTGGCCGACTGGCAGAGCTTCAACCCGGTCTATGGCAGCACCAACAACCCCTGGGATCTGAGCCGCACGCCGGGGGGATCGTCGGGCGGATCGGCGGCGGCGCTGGCGGCCGGGCTGACCGGGCTGGAGGCCGGCTCCGATATCGGCGCCTCCATCCGCAACCCGGCCCACTACTGCGGCGTGTACGGCCACAAGCCGACCTGGGGCATCCTGCCGCCGCGCGGCCACGCGATGCCGGGCACCATCACCCCGTCCGACATCTCGGTGATCGGTCCGCTCGCCCGCTCGGCCGAGGATCTGGAGATCTCGCTCGACATCATGGCCGGGCCCCACGGCCTGGACGCCGCCTGCTGGACCCTGACCCTGCCGGAGGCCACCCAGCGCGAGCCGGGCGACTTCAAGGTCGCGGTGGTGCTGGAGGACCAGAACCTCGATCAGGACACGGTGCTGACCGACGCCCTGCAGAAGGCGATCGACGCGCTGGCGGCCAAGGGCATGAAGATCGTGTCCGGCGCGAAGCCCGCCTTCGACACCAAGGAGGCGCACAGCCTCTATATCCGACTGCTGCGGGCGGCGACCTCGGGCCGGGTCAACGACGAGGAGATGGCCAAGCAGCACGCGCTGCTGGCCGAGTTGGGCGCCGACGACGACAGCTACATCGCCGAGATGGCGCGCGGGAACACCATGCTGCACCGCGACTGGATCAAGCTGAACAACCGCCGCAACCAGATGCGCGAGACCTGGCAGGAGCTGTTCGAGGAGGTCGATCTGCTGCTCTGCCCGATCGCCTCCACGACCGCCTTCCCGCACGACCAGGAGGGCGAGCGCATCCACCGCAAGATCGTGGTGAACAACAAGCAGGTGCCGGTCACCGACCAGCTGTTCTGGGCCGGGTATACCGGTGCCTTCAACCTGCCGAGCACGGTGGCGCCGGTGGGCCTGGCGAGCGACGGACTGCCGGTCGGCCTGCAGATCGTCGCCCCGCACGGCCACGACAAGCGGGCCATCGCCTTCGCCAAGATGATGGAACGCGAGATCGGCGGCTTCATCGCGCCGAAGGGGTACGAGTGA
- the rsmI gene encoding 16S rRNA (cytidine(1402)-2'-O)-methyltransferase, whose amino-acid sequence MIELVATPIGNLEDLSPRAREAFEKADVVAAEDTRRTGRLLQAAGLKKRMVAYHEHNERHMSATLVEWAGQGQRIAVATDGGTPGVSDPGFTLVRAAARAGVEITMVPGPVAFVMAAVLSGLPVHGITFRGFPPKKSGQRQRFLEVDIASPHTLVLYESPHRIGKLVDACLEVYGDRPAALARELTKLHEEVVRGRLSEIKAFLDGRGTQPTGECCLVIAGAEVAADWFEAE is encoded by the coding sequence ATGATCGAGCTGGTGGCCACACCGATCGGCAATCTGGAAGACCTCAGCCCCCGCGCCCGCGAGGCCTTCGAGAAGGCCGACGTGGTGGCGGCGGAGGACACGCGGCGCACCGGACGGCTGCTGCAGGCGGCCGGGCTGAAGAAGCGGATGGTCGCCTATCACGAGCACAACGAGCGCCACATGTCCGCGACCCTGGTGGAATGGGCCGGGCAGGGCCAGCGGATCGCGGTGGCGACCGACGGCGGCACGCCGGGGGTGAGCGACCCGGGCTTCACCCTGGTGCGCGCGGCGGCCAGGGCCGGGGTGGAGATCACCATGGTGCCCGGCCCGGTGGCCTTCGTGATGGCGGCGGTGCTGTCCGGCCTGCCGGTTCACGGCATCACCTTCCGCGGCTTCCCGCCGAAGAAGTCGGGCCAGCGCCAGCGCTTCTTGGAAGTGGACATCGCCAGCCCGCACACCCTGGTGCTGTACGAGAGCCCGCACCGCATCGGCAAGCTGGTGGACGCGTGTCTGGAGGTCTATGGCGACCGACCGGCGGCCCTGGCGCGGGAGCTGACGAAGCTGCACGAGGAGGTGGTGCGCGGCCGGCTGTCGGAGATCAAGGCCTTCCTCGACGGCCGCGGCACCCAACCGACCGGCGAATGCTGCCTGGTGATCGCCGGGGCCGAGGTCGCGGCGGACTGGTTCGAGGCGGAGTAG
- a CDS encoding PAS domain-containing protein, which yields MAAYAFWSARKPGVGLVPSRQDIDPLEMPRSLLPWINLIEVHRDGGALRYRHRLVGTGIVDMRNRDGTGRWFEDLYDEARLLRVHLVLDQVVRDCQPRILQDDLGNTGRSHRTLKSLVLPLAADGVTVDMLMAVSHYE from the coding sequence ATGGCTGCCTATGCCTTTTGGTCGGCGCGAAAGCCGGGGGTCGGCCTAGTCCCGTCGCGCCAGGATATCGATCCACTGGAGATGCCTCGATCCTTGCTTCCCTGGATCAACCTCATTGAAGTGCATCGCGACGGCGGGGCGCTGCGCTACCGCCACCGGCTGGTCGGGACCGGCATCGTCGACATGCGCAACCGGGACGGCACCGGGCGCTGGTTCGAGGATCTGTATGACGAGGCGCGCCTGCTCCGCGTGCATCTGGTCCTCGACCAGGTCGTCAGGGACTGCCAGCCGCGCATTCTGCAGGACGATCTGGGCAATACCGGCCGCTCGCACCGCACCCTCAAGTCCCTCGTCCTGCCGCTTGCCGCCGACGGCGTCACGGTCGACATGCTGATGGCGGTCTCCCATTACGAGTGA
- a CDS encoding MFS transporter — protein MTGSTTGWAALGVLALCFLLNALARGAGETYAVFLLPIGRETGWDRADLTSVYSVYMLANGLASPFVGAAFDRFGGRALYVFGLLSLGGGFWLAGHMEQLWHLSVTVGIMGGLGIASLGMIPGSILISRWFDGRMGTAMAVASTGLGTGTLILAPLAQVMVDGFGWRGGYGMLGGAILLLALPVGLLPWRRITAGIVQRAPATTASGLPSEGLARAIRSRPFWALFCAFFFTAIGGYAVALQTVAYLVEHGFAPIEAAGAFGAAGMLSIVGMLVVGAAADRFGNRITVSVSYVSTLLGIVSLALVQVHPGFAFVVGFVIFFGGSMGARGPVISTLAATIFSGRGIGAIYGTITTGQGLGAAIGTWMAGFLHDATGGYTVGFVTSSAFILAAMVVFWVVPELATRRRMAKTPEETHS, from the coding sequence ATGACCGGCTCCACGACAGGCTGGGCCGCTCTCGGCGTGCTCGCCCTCTGCTTCCTGCTGAACGCCCTGGCCCGGGGAGCCGGTGAGACCTACGCGGTCTTCCTGCTGCCGATCGGACGGGAAACCGGCTGGGACCGGGCCGACCTGACGTCGGTCTACTCCGTCTACATGCTGGCCAACGGCCTGGCCTCGCCCTTTGTCGGGGCGGCGTTCGACCGGTTCGGCGGCCGCGCGCTCTACGTCTTCGGGCTGCTCTCGCTCGGCGGCGGGTTCTGGCTGGCCGGGCATATGGAGCAGCTGTGGCACCTGTCGGTGACGGTTGGGATCATGGGCGGGCTGGGCATCGCGTCCCTGGGCATGATCCCGGGCTCGATCCTGATCAGCCGCTGGTTCGACGGCCGCATGGGCACCGCCATGGCGGTCGCCTCGACCGGGCTCGGCACCGGGACGCTGATCCTGGCGCCGCTGGCCCAGGTCATGGTGGACGGATTCGGCTGGCGCGGCGGCTACGGGATGCTGGGGGGCGCCATCCTGCTGCTGGCCCTGCCGGTCGGCCTGCTGCCCTGGCGACGGATCACGGCGGGCATCGTCCAGCGGGCGCCGGCCACGACCGCCTCGGGCCTGCCTTCCGAAGGGTTGGCGCGGGCGATCCGGTCGCGGCCGTTCTGGGCCCTGTTCTGCGCCTTCTTCTTCACCGCAATCGGCGGATACGCGGTCGCCCTGCAGACCGTCGCCTATCTGGTGGAGCACGGCTTCGCGCCGATCGAGGCCGCCGGCGCCTTCGGAGCCGCCGGGATGCTGTCGATCGTCGGCATGCTGGTGGTCGGGGCCGCGGCCGACCGGTTCGGCAACCGGATCACGGTGAGCGTCAGCTACGTCAGCACTCTGCTGGGGATCGTCTCGCTGGCCCTGGTCCAGGTCCATCCGGGGTTCGCCTTCGTCGTCGGCTTCGTGATCTTCTTCGGCGGATCGATGGGCGCGCGGGGACCGGTCATCTCCACCCTCGCCGCCACGATCTTCAGCGGGCGCGGCATCGGCGCGATCTACGGGACCATCACCACCGGGCAGGGGCTGGGCGCGGCGATCGGGACCTGGATGGCCGGTTTCCTGCACGACGCCACCGGCGGCTATACGGTCGGCTTCGTGACCTCGAGCGCCTTCATTCTGGCGGCGATGGTGGTGTTCTGGGTGGTGCCGGAGCTGGCCACGCGGCGGCGGATGGCGAAGACCCCGGAGGAGACTCACTCGTAA
- a CDS encoding RsmB/NOP family class I SAM-dependent RNA methyltransferase, producing the protein MAKRPHPADQRRRDAFLARAASVWEVKPYEAERLASGGLRSSVRINPLKARPVNEIRADLESLTEVEPISWCPNAFHILGDRKAVTESAIHAAGEVYVMNASSLIPGLAMDPQPDEDILDICSSPGGKAAHIAALTGNKARLHVNDGIRARLKKLREVIDLLGVEITDMTEIQGQYLDKFLDAAYDRILLDAQCSGEGMADLSRPDALKFWTPDRIEKMSRLQQRMLVAAFKQLRPGGVLVYSTCTIAPEENEAPVDHLVKHNEDAVIEPIGVDVPEGRPGLAKWEGRSYHPDLRHAMRVVPSDFLEAFFVCRIRKLPPGELPPGELPPGELPPGKLPHGEQPTGETA; encoded by the coding sequence ATGGCCAAGCGCCCGCACCCCGCCGACCAGCGCCGCCGCGACGCGTTCCTGGCCCGTGCGGCCTCCGTGTGGGAGGTGAAGCCCTACGAGGCCGAGCGTCTGGCCAGCGGCGGATTGCGCTCCAGTGTGCGGATCAATCCGTTGAAAGCGCGTCCTGTCAATGAGATACGGGCCGATCTTGAATCGCTGACCGAGGTCGAGCCGATTTCCTGGTGCCCCAACGCCTTCCACATCCTGGGCGACCGCAAGGCGGTGACCGAAAGCGCGATCCATGCGGCCGGCGAGGTCTATGTGATGAACGCCTCGTCGCTGATCCCGGGCCTGGCCATGGACCCGCAGCCGGACGAGGACATCCTCGACATCTGCTCCTCGCCCGGCGGCAAGGCGGCCCATATCGCGGCACTCACCGGCAACAAGGCTAGGCTGCACGTCAATGACGGGATCAGAGCACGTCTGAAGAAACTACGGGAAGTCATTGATTTATTGGGTGTTGAGATCACCGACATGACGGAAATCCAGGGCCAGTACCTGGACAAGTTCCTCGACGCCGCCTACGACCGCATCCTGCTCGACGCCCAGTGTTCCGGCGAGGGCATGGCCGACCTGTCGCGCCCCGACGCGCTGAAATTCTGGACCCCGGACCGGATCGAGAAGATGAGCCGGCTGCAGCAACGCATGCTGGTCGCCGCCTTCAAGCAGCTCCGCCCCGGCGGCGTGCTGGTCTACTCCACCTGCACCATCGCGCCGGAGGAGAACGAGGCCCCGGTCGACCATCTGGTCAAACACAACGAGGACGCGGTGATCGAGCCGATCGGCGTCGACGTGCCGGAGGGGCGGCCCGGCCTCGCGAAATGGGAGGGGCGCAGCTACCATCCGGACCTGCGCCATGCCATGCGGGTGGTGCCGAGCGACTTCCTGGAGGCGTTCTTCGTCTGCCGGATCCGCAAGCTTCCCCCCGGCGAGCTTCCCCCCGGCGAGCTTCCCCCCGGCGAGCTTCCCCCCGGCAAGCTTCCCCACGGCGAGCAGCCCACTGGAGAGACGGCATGA
- a CDS encoding RNA methyltransferase produces MADTSRADLVVTSSANPEIKAVKALATKKGRQQQNAFVSEGLRHVVEAARAGWVIRRLIVADKQAPSPVMDEARQACLDAGGRVITVSGELMTRIAKRDNAQSVIAVIEQKTSPLSAVTPEPGALWVALESVRDPGNLGSVMRSADAFGAKGVILVGHTVDPFSIESVRATMGAIVNVPLVRCDEAAFLDWRKSWPGRVVGTHLAGPHRPEGLRAPTPTVLLMGNEQAGLPTEMARACDTLVRIPMRPGADSLNLAAATAIMLHGLAGGAGGLE; encoded by the coding sequence ATGGCTGATACGTCACGGGCTGATCTCGTCGTTACCAGTTCCGCCAATCCCGAGATCAAGGCGGTCAAGGCGCTGGCCACCAAGAAGGGACGGCAGCAGCAGAACGCCTTCGTGTCGGAAGGCCTGCGCCATGTGGTGGAGGCGGCCCGCGCCGGCTGGGTGATCCGCCGGCTGATCGTCGCCGACAAGCAGGCACCGAGCCCGGTGATGGACGAGGCACGCCAGGCTTGCCTGGACGCCGGCGGCCGGGTGATCACGGTCAGCGGCGAGCTGATGACCCGCATCGCCAAGCGCGACAACGCCCAGAGCGTGATCGCCGTGATCGAGCAGAAGACCAGCCCGCTCTCCGCCGTCACGCCGGAGCCGGGGGCACTCTGGGTCGCCTTGGAGAGCGTGCGCGATCCGGGCAATCTCGGCTCGGTCATGCGCAGCGCCGACGCCTTCGGGGCCAAGGGCGTGATCCTGGTCGGCCACACGGTCGATCCGTTCTCCATCGAGTCGGTCCGCGCCACCATGGGCGCCATCGTCAACGTGCCGCTGGTGCGCTGCGACGAGGCGGCGTTCCTGGACTGGCGCAAATCCTGGCCGGGCCGGGTCGTGGGAACCCATCTGGCCGGACCTCATCGGCCCGAAGGCCTGCGCGCGCCCACGCCGACGGTGCTGCTGATGGGCAACGAACAGGCCGGGCTGCCGACCGAGATGGCCCGGGCCTGCGACACCCTGGTGCGCATTCCCATGCGGCCGGGTGCGGACAGCCTGAACCTGGCGGCGGCGACCGCGATCATGCTGCACGGCCTCGCCGGCGGGGCTGGGGGGCTGGAGTAG
- a CDS encoding O-acetylhomoserine aminocarboxypropyltransferase, with translation MAEIDPKRATDANGGLVYDDDLIRDILRDVKTIAMVGASDNWNRPSHFAMKYLQQKGYKVYPVNPKVAGAGGEILGEKAYADLSDLPETVDMVDVFRNSAAAGPISDAAIEHGAKVVWMQLGVRNDEAADRAEAAGLTVIMDRCPKIEFSRLFGELGWHGFNSRVISSKRRMPGRSDKVSKQSDVGDGFIPKGFETMAVHSGASPDPATGARGTPIYQTTAYVFDDADHAASLFNLQTFGNIYSRLSNPTVAVLEERIAALEGGRGTTCTSSGHAAQMLALFALMSPGDRFVASRRLYGGSITQFGRTFQKFDWHCDFVDSEDLDAVRAAAMQDRCKAIFAESLANPGGVITDIAALARIAEEAGVPLIIDNTMATPYLCRPIEHGADLVVHSTTKFLSGHGNAMGGAVVDSGTFDWSQNDKFPSLSQPEPAYHGLTFYETFGDLAFTTYGHAVGLRDLGPTMAPMNAYLTITGIETLALRMERHVANAQKVAEWLAAHDKVAWVSYAGLAGNKYKQLAERYLPKGAGSVFTFGVKGGYDAGMAVVERCRLLSHLANIGDTRSLILHPASTTHRQLTEEQRTAAGAGDDVIRISVGLETAEDIIADLERALG, from the coding sequence ATGGCCGAAATCGACCCGAAGCGCGCGACCGACGCCAATGGCGGGCTGGTCTACGACGACGATCTGATCCGCGACATCCTGCGCGACGTGAAGACCATCGCCATGGTCGGGGCGTCGGACAACTGGAACCGGCCTTCTCACTTCGCCATGAAGTACCTGCAGCAGAAGGGCTACAAGGTCTATCCGGTGAACCCGAAAGTGGCGGGTGCCGGCGGCGAGATCCTGGGGGAGAAGGCGTATGCCGACCTCTCCGACCTGCCGGAGACCGTCGACATGGTCGACGTGTTCCGCAATTCCGCCGCCGCCGGACCGATCTCCGATGCCGCCATTGAGCACGGTGCGAAGGTGGTGTGGATGCAGCTCGGCGTGCGCAACGACGAGGCCGCCGACCGGGCCGAGGCCGCGGGCCTGACCGTGATCATGGACCGCTGCCCGAAGATCGAGTTCTCCCGCCTGTTCGGCGAGCTCGGCTGGCACGGCTTCAACAGCCGGGTGATCTCCTCCAAGCGACGCATGCCGGGACGTTCCGACAAGGTGTCGAAGCAGAGCGACGTGGGCGACGGTTTCATCCCCAAGGGTTTCGAGACCATGGCGGTGCATTCCGGCGCCTCGCCGGATCCGGCCACCGGCGCGCGCGGCACGCCGATCTATCAAACCACCGCGTATGTGTTCGACGACGCCGATCACGCCGCCTCGTTGTTCAACCTGCAGACCTTCGGCAACATCTACTCGCGCCTGTCGAACCCGACGGTCGCGGTGCTGGAGGAGCGGATCGCCGCCCTTGAGGGCGGACGCGGCACCACCTGCACGTCTTCCGGCCATGCGGCCCAGATGCTGGCGCTGTTCGCGCTGATGAGCCCGGGCGACCGCTTCGTCGCCTCGCGCCGGCTCTATGGCGGCTCGATCACCCAGTTCGGCCGCACCTTCCAGAAGTTCGACTGGCATTGCGACTTCGTCGATTCCGAGGATCTGGACGCGGTCCGCGCCGCCGCCATGCAGGACAGGTGCAAGGCGATCTTCGCCGAAAGCCTCGCCAACCCGGGCGGCGTGATCACCGACATCGCGGCCCTGGCCCGCATTGCCGAGGAAGCCGGCGTGCCGCTGATCATCGACAACACCATGGCCACCCCCTACCTGTGCCGGCCGATCGAGCACGGGGCGGATCTGGTGGTGCATTCCACGACCAAGTTCCTGTCCGGCCACGGCAACGCCATGGGCGGGGCGGTGGTCGACAGCGGCACCTTCGACTGGTCGCAGAACGACAAGTTCCCGTCCCTGTCCCAGCCGGAGCCGGCCTATCACGGCCTGACCTTCTACGAGACCTTCGGCGACCTCGCCTTCACCACCTACGGCCATGCGGTGGGTCTGCGCGATCTGGGGCCGACCATGGCGCCGATGAACGCCTATCTGACGATCACCGGCATCGAGACCCTGGCCCTGCGCATGGAGCGGCATGTCGCCAACGCCCAGAAGGTGGCGGAATGGCTGGCGGCGCACGACAAGGTCGCCTGGGTCAGCTATGCCGGGCTGGCGGGCAACAAGTACAAGCAGTTGGCCGAGCGCTACCTGCCGAAGGGGGCCGGCTCGGTCTTCACCTTCGGGGTCAAGGGCGGCTACGACGCCGGCATGGCCGTGGTGGAGCGCTGCCGCCTGCTGTCGCACCTGGCGAATATCGGCGACACCCGCTCGCTGATCCTGCACCCGGCCAGCACCACCCACCGCCAGCTCACCGAGGAGCAGCGCACGGCGGCGGGCGCCGGCGACGATGTGATCCGGATTTCCGTCGGCCTGGAGACGGCCGAGGACATCATCGCGGATCTGGAACGGGCGCTGGGCTGA
- a CDS encoding protein-methionine-sulfoxide reductase heme-binding subunit MsrQ: MALWHDRAGRVSGLKIATLVAVSVPALLLAVDTLLGGLGPRPYDEAIHRSGDWAIRILVVSLAVTPAIRILTYPRLISIRRMLGVSALFYLLLHFGLYIADQGFDMGKVASEIVLRTYLTIGFVALAIMAALGATSFDGMVRRLGRRWNQLHKLVYLAALLAAVHFFMQTKIQAFEASLIAGFLLTLGLYRLAAKRRLALTSPLVLAGIAVLGGLLTAGAEGLWFWVGTSVPPLRVLEANLMLPDTIRPAWWVLAAGLAVAVLPVLRKALKGGAEAGIRRTA; this comes from the coding sequence ATGGCGCTGTGGCATGACCGGGCCGGACGGGTTTCGGGGCTGAAGATCGCGACCCTGGTCGCCGTGTCGGTACCGGCACTTCTCCTGGCCGTCGATACGCTGCTCGGCGGTCTCGGCCCCCGGCCCTACGACGAGGCGATCCACCGCAGCGGCGACTGGGCGATCCGCATCCTGGTCGTCTCGCTGGCGGTCACGCCGGCGATCCGGATCCTGACCTATCCCCGGCTGATCTCCATCCGGCGCATGCTCGGGGTCAGCGCGCTTTTCTACCTGCTGCTGCATTTCGGTCTCTACATCGCGGATCAGGGCTTCGATATGGGCAAGGTGGCCAGCGAAATCGTGTTGAGGACCTACCTGACCATCGGCTTCGTCGCCCTGGCGATCATGGCGGCGCTGGGGGCCACCAGCTTCGACGGCATGGTCCGGCGCCTGGGGCGGCGATGGAACCAGCTTCACAAGCTGGTCTATCTCGCCGCGCTGCTGGCGGCGGTGCATTTCTTCATGCAGACCAAGATTCAGGCGTTCGAGGCCAGCCTGATCGCCGGCTTCCTGCTGACCCTCGGCCTCTACCGGCTGGCGGCGAAGCGGCGGCTGGCGCTGACCTCTCCGCTGGTTCTCGCCGGCATCGCGGTTCTGGGCGGTCTGCTCACCGCCGGAGCGGAAGGACTGTGGTTCTGGGTCGGCACCAGCGTGCCGCCCCTGCGGGTGCTGGAGGCCAACCTGATGCTGCCCGACACGATCCGGCCCGCCTGGTGGGTGCTGGCGGCGGGGCTGGCCGTCGCGGTGCTGCCGGTCCTGCGCAAGGCGCTCAAGGGCGGGGCCGAGGCGGGGATCCGGCGAACCGCCTGA